Genomic segment of Drosophila biarmipes strain raj3 chromosome 2L, RU_DBia_V1.1, whole genome shotgun sequence:
CAGCTTTTCTGCGGCCTCCGGGGTCTGCCGCATCCGCCGCTCGACAATCAGGGTGGTGACCAGGGAAACGCTGACGATGACCACCAGGAACATCACCACCTTGCGCACCAGGCGCTTCACATATCTCCTCTTCATGGCCATCTGGACGTCTTGCCGGCGGTAGTCCAAAGTGCTGACTGCTGGCATGGCGATgcggcggaggagcagctACCTGGCTGCCGGGTGACACCTGGCAAAAAGGCACAGCCATTAGTGTAATTGGGAACCTCGCATCTGAAGTGGGGGAAGCTCGTCGATAAGGCGGCGGAAGGGGCTCGATTTTCGGTTGGCCAAAACAAGCTTCTCCACTATCAATCAGTGACGTGTAAGAGCCAGATGCCGCACTCACCTGAGCAAAAGCTGAGCGAAAAGAATATTAATACTCGTAATCTAAATGTTACCGCGTGCGAATTTAAATTAACGCGCGTCACGGTGGCGACATCTGCTGGGGTATTTGCACAACTGTTGTGCACTATTTGGCAACGGAGGAAACCGTAAAATTCTAGAATTTAAGATCtcaaaaaattctttaaacttttttaaaaaatcaagttAGATTGCTtcatcttaaataaaatattttttttatagaaattaaaaacctaggaaataatttattcaacaaaatcaacacaaaaacACATAGAAACTTATTATAACTTATTATCTTATTaatcattattttaaaaattttttgttacattttgtactaatatttttttgagtaTCCCCGATAATTCATTTGCGGTTATACCCAGCTATTTATCCAAACTTCCACTGCTGgctctgtttgtttttgtcgcAAATATTGTTGGAGAACACCTTGCCAAACTCTTTGCCCCTGGGCAAATAAGCCTCGAGGCACCAGACCCACATCTGGCCCTGTTGGAGCCACCGATGCCGGCGGTTGTAGTACCAATACTGGTTCCCACCGTTGCCGTGGCAGTGGAAAAGCCACACGGACTTCGTCTTAAGGCCCTGACTTTCCAGACAGTCTTCTTCGCTTTTAGTCAGTTGAATCTCATGGTCCTTCGTTAGAATCCAGTTTTGATGTTCCCCGGGACTCGTTTTGTTAGTGCAGCGGGAGAGGACTACAGGCTTAAGGTGTTTCTGGTTCAGGGAGTCCACGCAGAAGCCGGGAAAAGCCACACTTTCGATGAGCCCGAATAAAGTTTCCGATGAATCCACAAAGGGAAATGCCTTCAGAAAATCCGCAGCCACTTGGTTCATGTACCAGTCGAAAGATTTGCACCCCAGCGAAGCTCTTAGGGTCTTCAAATGGGAAAGGTCTCCTGGGTCCGGCTTCCTATAGAGCTCTGGGCTCGAGTGGTAAACgtgttccttatactcatcCATCCACACTTCAGCTATTCTTCTGTAGTTCTAGGAAAGGTATTTAaggtataacatttttatagaaattaattaatttgtaaattaaaataagaacTCAATTGCAGGACGATCTTTATACCTTATAAGGTATGCCCTAAGAGACACTCACTCTAGCTTGACTCCTTGGACTCGTCTTCGGTCGCATGGGTCCTCTCCTTATTTGGCCCACTCGGGAGCAGGGTACATATAGCAACATGCCGCCACACATCCAGACCTTGAAGCTCATCTCGAGCTGCTCGCCGCCCCAGAGGTCCAGTCCCTCATCGTATCCTCCCAGTTTCCAAAAGTAGCTTCTGTCTATCGCCAAGGGTCCTGCTAAAAGGGGTGTGCGGTACGGCATGGAACCAAGACCTTCTTCGCCCTGATAAAGCGGTAGTTCCTTAATCTCAAGCAACCAATTAAAACCCGAACGTGTAAATGCATTATACTTCATATAAGCGAAGGTTTTGTGCAGGATTACATCTGAAATGGGACCGGTAACTATATTCCCATTTACAACTATGGGTTCTAGCAGAGGAGGtagctaaaaaataaattgaagtatgtattattatttcttattattttagtttattaaaatcaagTGGCTCACCCAATTTATATTGACTTCGATGTGGGACTCTAGAAAGACTAAAACTTGGCTGATTGCTTTTTTGGCTCCTATCACCTTGGCTTTAACAAGACCACAACGCTGTTTAAGTCTTACTATCTGTATTACTTTGGGAAAGTTAAACGCCACAAAGTCTTCAAGTTTTTGTCCCAAATCCGGCAGATTGCTGGCATCGTCCACGAGGACAATTTGCTTGAGTAATTCCCGAGGAGAGCGGTTAATGATGCTGGTTATAGATCTGAGCAGCACGCTGAGATGTTCGTTATGAAAAGCCATTATTACAGTCACATTGGGCAGAACCTCAAGATACTTGCGTTTTGAGCAActaaacttattaaaatatatttaaatttaaaaatttccagGATAGTATCCTTAAGAACTTACCCCAAGGGTCTGATATCGGGCAAGGACCTGTTTAGGGCTATGAGATCAGAGAGTTTGGCATTGTAGCCATGAAGTCCGTAGAGGATATCCGTAGCTTCTTTATCCAAGGTACTTGGCAACACAGCTGCTCTTCCCTGTTCACCCAGACCTGtcccaatcatatccttagtAGGAGAGTAGTGCCAATCCTTATTAGCTTCTTGAACTGGCAAGTGAAAGTTTCCATGACGAAGGACTTTCAAAATATCCAATTTGTTTTGGGTTAAGGTAAATATGGGTGGGGAAATCCCCGCCTTCTCTCTAGGCATACCCCTTTGGTTGATTTTAATGGCAATGGACTCGACTATTCTTCTGTGTATCTGGCTTCCCATCAAAATTGTGGATATCAAAGAAGCCAACAGAATGGCGAGCAGAAGGCGCACAATCAACCTCAAGTCCATATTCATAATGATCTTTATTAACTCGTTTTATATTCTATGTAATGATTTTTTCTAATCATTTTAcatataataaatttgttttcctagcctacttaataatttaaaataaataaattcagaatTCCAACGGAAATAAAACCCTGGTTTGGGTTCGAAACTCAGCTAtgcattttggtatttttattggCAACGGTCATGCTGGCTTtggtattttagaaaattatgGCTTGAAATTTTGCCGCGACTTTGCGGTATTTAAATACTCATTTAGTACTAAGACCAAGCGCATGGAAggtttacaattttaatttaaactaatttaaacGAAGTCTGACTAAAGCCCAGGTAATACCGCCATGGATCTCAACGACGCAGTGCTCACCTGTGCGGTGAACATGCAGTGGACCAATTCCGTGGGCATTACGGGCCGCAAACTGGCCTACAAGACGGCCACTTTGCGCCTGGTGCGGAACGATCTGCGGGAATTGTTTGTGGAGGTGACGCCCGAGAAGCTGAAGCCCCTGAAGTTCAAGCTGAAGGACCTCATGGTGCACAAGAAGTTCATGGCCGAGGGCAAGGCCACCTTCAACTTCAAGGCGGAGAACTGCACCCTCTACTTATCCAACGCTCCGCCAGGCACATTGATGTTCTTCCTGCGCACGATCTACATCAAAATGAATGGAACCGAGGGAGGGTCTCAGCCAGACGATGCCTCCTTGCAGAAGAAACTCAGGGAGCATCTGATGTCCGGGAAACCCAGCACCTTCGACGAAGTCTCGCCCGTCACCACTGCCGAGATGATTTTGGCGCGCAAAAAGGCGGGTTTGATGTCGAAAGGTTCAGTGACCACGCCTTCACCCCAGGCAGCCAAAAAGCGGAGATTCGAGGAGCTCAAGGAGGAGAAGGACCGGGGCAGCCTGCCAGCCGCCAAGAAGCTCTACCAATCGACCACCGATGAGTCCCTCAGACTGAGCGAAGAGCAAATGGAGGTGCTGCGGGCCTGCACCTCCGGCAAAAGTGTATTCTTCACCGGCTCTGCGGGCACTGGCAAGAGTTTTCTGCTCCGCAGGATCATCTCCGCCCTGCCGCCCGATGGAACAGTGGCCACAGCCTCCACGGGAGTGGCAGCCTGCCTGATTGGCGGCACCACTTTGCACGCCTTTGCGGGCATCGGAGGAGGAGACGCCACCATGCAGAGGTGCCTAGAGCTGGCTTCCCGACCAGCCAGTGCCCAGACCTGGAGGAAGTGCAAACGACTGATAATCGATGAGATCTCCATGGTGGACGGGCAGTTCTTCGAGGTACTACTTCTCCTATAATAATGCTTTTTATAGAGAGTTTATTCACCTTCTCCCTTTTCCCGTAGAAAATCGAAGCCGTTGCCCGGCACATTCGGCGCAATGATCGACCCTTTGGCGGCATCCAGCTCATCCTGTGCGGCGATTTCCTGCAGCTTCCCCCCGTTATTAAGGCGGATTTCGGAGCTGCGCCCAATGCCACGCCGCAGCAGCGATTCTGCTTTCAGTCCAGCGCCTGGGAGACCTGCATCCAGTGTGTCTACGAGCTCAAGCAAGTGCATCGTCAATCGGATCCGGAGTTCGTTAAGATTCTCAACCACCTCCGCATTGGCCACGTGAATGATTCCATCACCAGCCGATTGGCAGCCACTTCCAAGCAGAAAATCGAGGGAAATGGCATTCTGGCCACGCAACTGTGCTCCCACACAAACGATGCCAACTCCATTAACGAGTCCAAGTTGGAGAACCTCGAGGGGGACAAGATTTTATTCAAGGCTGATGATTCGGACGCGGGCATGACCAAGACTCTGGATCAGCAGATTCAGGCTCCCTCTCAATtgtacctcaaagtaaatgcCCAAGTGATGCTGCTCAAGAATATAAACATAGCCAATGGTCTGGTGAACGGAGCTCGCGGCGTGGTTGTGAGAATGGACAAGGATCTGCCAGTGGTTCGGTTCAAGAACAACCAGGAGTACGTTTGCAAGCACGAGAAGTGGATCATCAAAACCGCCTCGGGAGGCATCATCACACGGCGTCAGGTTCCATTGAAGCTGGCCTGGGCATTCTCCATACACAAAAGTCAGGGCTTGACGCTCGACTGCGTGGAGATGTCCCTGTCGAAAGTATTCGAGGCTGGACAGGCCTACGTGGCCTTGTCGCGCGCCAAATCCCTGCAATCCATTCGCATTCTGGACTTCGACGCCAAGCAGGTGTGGGCCAATCCGCAGGTGCTGCAGTTCTACAAGGGATTCCGACGCAAGCTGATGGACACAACCATGATTCCCCTGGGTCCCAAGAACAAGGACAAGAAGCCGGGAGACAGCAAGGCCGCAAACAGCACCC
This window contains:
- the LOC108029227 gene encoding ATP-dependent DNA helicase PIF1 — encoded protein: MDLNDAVLTCAVNMQWTNSVGITGRKLAYKTATLRLVRNDLRELFVEVTPEKLKPLKFKLKDLMVHKKFMAEGKATFNFKAENCTLYLSNAPPGTLMFFLRTIYIKMNGTEGGSQPDDASLQKKLREHLMSGKPSTFDEVSPVTTAEMILARKKAGLMSKGSVTTPSPQAAKKRRFEELKEEKDRGSLPAAKKLYQSTTDESLRLSEEQMEVLRACTSGKSVFFTGSAGTGKSFLLRRIISALPPDGTVATASTGVAACLIGGTTLHAFAGIGGGDATMQRCLELASRPASAQTWRKCKRLIIDEISMVDGQFFEKIEAVARHIRRNDRPFGGIQLILCGDFLQLPPVIKADFGAAPNATPQQRFCFQSSAWETCIQCVYELKQVHRQSDPEFVKILNHLRIGHVNDSITSRLAATSKQKIEGNGILATQLCSHTNDANSINESKLENLEGDKILFKADDSDAGMTKTLDQQIQAPSQLYLKVNAQVMLLKNINIANGLVNGARGVVVRMDKDLPVVRFKNNQEYVCKHEKWIIKTASGGIITRRQVPLKLAWAFSIHKSQGLTLDCVEMSLSKVFEAGQAYVALSRAKSLQSIRILDFDAKQVWANPQVLQFYKGFRRKLMDTTMIPLGPKNKDKKPGDSKAANSTLAKLKKSLMNKPLVSIS
- the LOC108028995 gene encoding putative polypeptide N-acetylgalactosaminyltransferase 10 — encoded protein: MNMDLRLIVRLLLAILLASLISTILMGSQIHRRIVESIAIKINQRGMPREKAGISPPIFTLTQNKLDILKVLRHGNFHLPVQEANKDWHYSPTKDMIGTGLGEQGRAAVLPSTLDKEATDILYGLHGYNAKLSDLIALNRSLPDIRPLGCSKRKYLEVLPNVTVIMAFHNEHLSVLLRSITSIINRSPRELLKQIVLVDDASNLPDLGQKLEDFVAFNFPKVIQIVRLKQRCGLVKAKVIGAKKAISQVLVFLESHIEVNINWLPPLLEPIVVNGNIVTGPISDVILHKTFAYMKYNAFTRSGFNWLLEIKELPLYQGEEGLGSMPYRTPLLAGPLAIDRSYFWKLGGYDEGLDLWGGEQLEMSFKVWMCGGMLLYVPCSRVGQIRRGPMRPKTSPRSQARNYRRIAEVWMDEYKEHVYHSSPELYRKPDPGDLSHLKTLRASLGCKSFDWYMNQVAADFLKAFPFVDSSETLFGLIESVAFPGFCVDSLNQKHLKPVVLSRCTNKTSPGEHQNWILTKDHEIQLTKSEEDCLESQGLKTKSVWLFHCHGNGGNQYWYYNRRHRWLQQGQMWVWCLEAYLPRGKEFGKVFSNNICDKNKQSQQWKFG